Proteins encoded in a region of the Nicotiana tomentosiformis chromosome 9, ASM39032v3, whole genome shotgun sequence genome:
- the LOC117280614 gene encoding uncharacterized protein has translation MANQLTVGALFQKGMSQVRAPYFNGQHFSLWNVRMKLSAESYDVKLWSVIKRKNYPLPVAAQPPTDLEDIDEYIDEQMTVVQVNAKALNLLYNAISGEEYEKISSYDTAKEIWDELEVTYERTSKMKEGESIEEIFARFSKIIGDLKAFGKPYSSGDQVRQILRSLPTT, from the exons atggcaaATCAATTAACTGTTGGAGCACTCTTTCAAAAAGGAATGTCGCAAGTCAGGGCACCATATTTTAATGGACAACACTTTTCTCTCTGGAATGTGCGAATGAAACTTTCTGCAGAATCCTATGATGTGAAATTATGGAGCGTTATCAAAAGGAAAAACTATCCATTACCAGTAGCAGCTCAACCACCCACTGATCTTGAAGATATAGATGAATACATAGACGAGCAAATGACGGTCGTTCAGGTTAATGCGAAGGCACTAAACTTATTATATAATGCTATAAGTGGAGAAGAGTATGAGAAAATTTCAAGCTATGATACGGCCAAAGAAATATGGGACGAACTGGAAGTCACTTATGAAAGAACCAGCAAA ATGAAAGAAGGAGAATCCATTGAGGAAATATTCGCAAGATTCAGCAAAATCATTGGCGATCTAAAAGCCTTTGGTAAACCCTACTCAAGTGGTGATCAAGTTCGACAAATCCTAAGGAGTCTACCTACTACTTGA